A single window of Phycisphaeraceae bacterium DNA harbors:
- a CDS encoding DNRLRE domain-containing protein gives MKTICAGVVLAAAMSAYADVVVTAPLADNTLYQDAAGSVSNGAGTSFFAGRNSQGSIRRGLLLFPVGPGMGIPSGSTITGATLTLSMTQTNATSAEVTLHQVLNSWGEGTSNGSGSGAPATTGDATWLHRFYNTSTWSTPGGDFAAGALASTTITETGVYTWSSPLLTSLVQSWLDLPTGNFGLMVRGDETVNTSAMRFDSRESAVTEVRPALSITYTVPAPTAAGLGLVAAGAVSLRRRR, from the coding sequence ATGAAGACGATCTGTGCGGGCGTGGTTCTGGCGGCGGCGATGTCGGCCTATGCGGATGTCGTCGTGACGGCGCCGCTGGCGGACAACACCCTCTACCAGGACGCCGCGGGCTCGGTCAGCAACGGCGCGGGGACGAGCTTCTTCGCGGGGCGAAACAGCCAGGGGTCGATCCGGCGCGGGCTGCTGCTGTTCCCGGTGGGGCCGGGGATGGGGATCCCGAGCGGATCGACCATCACCGGAGCGACGCTGACGCTGAGCATGACGCAGACCAACGCGACCTCGGCCGAGGTGACACTGCACCAGGTGCTGAACTCCTGGGGCGAGGGGACGAGCAACGGTTCGGGGAGCGGGGCGCCGGCGACAACCGGGGACGCGACGTGGCTCCACCGGTTCTACAACACGTCGACCTGGTCCACGCCGGGCGGGGATTTCGCGGCGGGGGCCCTCGCGAGCACGACCATCACGGAGACCGGCGTGTACACGTGGTCGTCACCCTTGCTGACCTCGCTCGTGCAGTCGTGGCTGGATCTCCCGACTGGGAACTTCGGGCTGATGGTGCGGGGGGATGAGACCGTCAACACCTCGGCGATGCGGTTCGATTCGCGGGAGAGCGCGGTGACCGAGGTGAGGCCGGCGCTGTCGATCACGTACACGGTGCCGGCGCCGACGGCGGCGGGGCTCGGGCTGGTCGCGGCGGGGGCGGTCTCGCTGCGTCGCCGGAGGTGA
- a CDS encoding DNRLRE domain-containing protein produces MVPVRFAIVGMTAAAGMAAAAAADTATISCKRDVTIHETPGVANGAGEFFFVGRNSSGGERRRALLMFDVASAIPAGSTVTSVQLKLHLSRTSTGNQTISVYRLTSDWGEGTSNPDGNEGAGANATPGEATWETKFWPSVMWTTPGSDKVVTASASRSIASTIASYTWSSTAMLVADVQGWLANPATNFGWVLIGNEATTHTAKRFDSRENPTESFRPQLIVVYTPPAPPCPADRDGNGLIEPADVSVFVTDWNNSLIAGNLAADFDGNGAVQPADIAVFVTTWLAALSGGC; encoded by the coding sequence ATGGTTCCAGTGCGATTCGCGATCGTGGGGATGACGGCGGCGGCGGGGATGGCGGCCGCGGCGGCGGCGGACACGGCGACGATCTCGTGCAAGCGGGACGTCACGATCCACGAGACGCCTGGGGTGGCGAACGGGGCGGGCGAGTTCTTCTTCGTGGGTCGCAACAGCAGCGGCGGCGAGCGGCGGCGGGCGCTGCTGATGTTCGACGTCGCCTCGGCGATCCCGGCGGGGTCGACGGTGACGAGCGTGCAGTTGAAGCTGCACCTGTCGCGGACGAGCACGGGGAACCAGACGATCTCGGTGTACCGCCTGACGTCGGACTGGGGCGAGGGGACCTCGAACCCCGACGGCAACGAGGGGGCCGGGGCGAACGCGACCCCGGGGGAAGCGACATGGGAGACGAAGTTCTGGCCGAGTGTCATGTGGACCACGCCTGGGTCGGACAAGGTCGTGACCGCGAGCGCGAGCCGGTCGATCGCTTCGACGATCGCGTCGTACACCTGGAGTTCGACGGCGATGCTGGTGGCGGATGTGCAGGGGTGGCTCGCAAACCCGGCGACGAACTTCGGGTGGGTGCTCATCGGCAACGAGGCCACGACGCACACGGCCAAGCGGTTCGACTCGCGGGAGAACCCGACCGAGTCGTTCCGGCCGCAGTTGATCGTGGTGTACACCCCGCCCGCGCCGCCGTGTCCGGCGGACCGCGACGGCAACGGGCTGATCGAGCCGGCGGATGTGTCGGTGTTTGTGACGGACTGGAACAACAGCCTGATCGCGGGGAACCTTGCCGCCGACTTTGACGGTAACGGAGCGGTGCAACCGGCGGATATCGCGGTGTTCGTGACGACGTGGCTGGCAGCGCTGAGCGGGGGGTGCTAG
- the ychF gene encoding redox-regulated ATPase YchF: MEAGIVGLPNVGKSTLFNALTKAGALAANYPFATIEPNVGVVPIPDERLEIIRSHIESQKVVPAMLRLVDIAGIVKGASEGAGLGNKFLSHIREVDAIVQVVRCFTKAPGGEDITHVEGTVDPLRDIEIINTELVLADLETVNSGLSKAERAAKSGDKEQVARFEMLKKVQPVLEAGTPARTLKIEDPEQARALKGLQLMSAKRVLYVLNVDEEDVNGEGELAQRVREHTAKESSECVPVCAKIESELAELGDADRLEMLQSMGMKEPALNRLARAAYHLLGLQSFYTAGPKEIRAWTVPIGATAPQAAGVIHTDFERGFIRAEIYSVSDLVEHKNEKAVKDAGRLRVEGKAYVMRDADVCHFLFNV; encoded by the coding sequence ATGGAAGCCGGGATTGTCGGGCTGCCCAATGTCGGCAAAAGCACGCTGTTCAACGCGCTCACGAAGGCGGGGGCGCTGGCGGCGAACTACCCGTTCGCGACGATCGAGCCGAACGTCGGGGTGGTGCCGATCCCGGATGAGCGGCTGGAGATCATCCGGTCGCACATCGAGAGCCAGAAGGTGGTTCCGGCGATGCTCCGGCTGGTGGACATCGCGGGGATCGTGAAGGGAGCGAGCGAGGGGGCGGGGCTGGGGAACAAGTTCCTGTCGCACATCCGCGAGGTGGACGCGATCGTGCAGGTGGTGCGGTGCTTCACGAAGGCGCCGGGGGGCGAGGACATCACGCACGTCGAGGGGACCGTGGACCCGCTGCGGGACATCGAGATCATCAACACCGAGCTGGTGCTGGCGGACCTGGAGACCGTGAACTCGGGGCTCTCCAAGGCCGAGCGGGCGGCCAAGAGCGGGGACAAGGAGCAGGTCGCGCGGTTCGAGATGCTGAAGAAGGTGCAGCCGGTGCTGGAGGCGGGGACGCCGGCGCGGACGCTGAAGATCGAGGACCCGGAGCAGGCCCGGGCGCTCAAGGGGCTGCAGCTGATGTCGGCCAAGCGGGTGCTGTACGTGCTCAACGTCGATGAGGAGGACGTGAACGGCGAGGGGGAGCTCGCGCAGCGCGTGCGGGAGCACACGGCGAAGGAGTCGAGCGAGTGCGTGCCGGTGTGCGCGAAGATCGAGAGCGAGCTGGCGGAACTGGGGGACGCGGACCGGCTGGAGATGCTGCAATCGATGGGGATGAAGGAGCCGGCGCTCAACCGGCTGGCGCGCGCGGCGTATCACCTGCTGGGGCTGCAGTCGTTCTACACCGCGGGGCCGAAGGAGATCCGGGCGTGGACGGTGCCGATCGGCGCGACGGCGCCGCAGGCGGCGGGCGTGATCCACACGGACTTTGAGCGTGGCTTTATCCGCGCGGAGATCTACTCGGTGAGCGACCTGGTGGAGCACAAGAACGAGAAGGCGGTGAAGGATGCGGGGCGGCTGCGGGTGGAGGGGAAGGCGTACGTGATGCGCGATGCGGACGTGTGCCACTTCCTGTTCAACGTGTAG
- a CDS encoding NAD(P)-binding protein, with product MPTEPAPRVAVIGAGIAGLTAARALAIAGVPSRVFDKGRAPGGRASTRRHPPFQFDHGAQYFTVRDDRFMSAATSWLSDRVIAPWTARMATIEGGQSHPFTDAATRYVGVPGMSAVAARLARDLSVRCGEGSGPAAGQVWRVSRDGPSWRLFDQSGAAMGEPAYDACIVSVPAPQAVPLLAGAKDLAAQVAAIRMLPTWAVMAAFDRTIEAPFDAAMVRNSPLAWVARDSSKPGRASAPDADAQPAECWVLHASHEWSQQHLEDSPESVAPALLTHFAEATGLGLPVPIFAIAHRWRYAAVANPIPAPSLADPARRIVACGDWCYPAPAPGSAAGRIEAAFVSGLAAASHVQAFLADAAQ from the coding sequence GTGCCCACCGAACCCGCACCCCGTGTCGCCGTCATCGGCGCCGGCATCGCCGGCCTCACCGCCGCCCGCGCCCTCGCCATCGCCGGCGTCCCCTCGCGCGTCTTCGACAAGGGCCGCGCCCCCGGCGGCCGCGCTTCCACGCGCCGCCACCCGCCCTTCCAGTTCGACCACGGCGCCCAGTACTTCACCGTCCGCGATGACCGCTTCATGTCCGCGGCGACCTCATGGCTCTCCGACCGTGTCATCGCCCCCTGGACCGCCCGAATGGCCACCATCGAGGGCGGTCAATCGCATCCCTTCACCGATGCCGCCACCCGCTACGTCGGCGTCCCCGGCATGAGCGCCGTCGCCGCGCGCCTCGCCCGTGATCTCTCCGTCCGCTGCGGCGAGGGCTCGGGGCCCGCCGCGGGGCAGGTCTGGCGGGTCTCCCGTGACGGCCCGTCGTGGCGACTCTTCGATCAGTCCGGAGCGGCGATGGGCGAGCCGGCCTACGACGCCTGCATCGTCTCCGTCCCCGCGCCGCAGGCTGTCCCCCTCCTGGCCGGCGCCAAGGACCTCGCCGCGCAGGTCGCCGCTATCCGCATGCTCCCCACCTGGGCCGTCATGGCCGCGTTCGACCGCACGATCGAAGCCCCCTTCGACGCCGCGATGGTCCGCAACTCGCCCCTCGCCTGGGTCGCGCGCGATTCTTCCAAGCCCGGCCGCGCGTCGGCCCCCGATGCCGATGCGCAGCCCGCCGAATGCTGGGTGCTGCACGCCTCGCACGAATGGTCCCAGCAGCACCTTGAAGACTCCCCCGAGTCCGTCGCCCCCGCCCTCCTCACTCACTTCGCCGAGGCCACCGGCCTCGGCCTCCCCGTGCCCATCTTCGCCATCGCTCACCGCTGGCGCTACGCGGCGGTCGCCAACCCAATCCCCGCGCCCAGCCTCGCCGATCCCGCCCGCCGGATCGTTGCCTGCGGAGACTGGTGCTACCCCGCTCCCGCTCCAGGCTCCGCGGCGGGCCGCATCGAAGCCGCGTTTGTCAGCGGACTTGCCGCCGCGAGCCACGTGCAGGCGTTTCTCGCCGATGCCGCGCAGTGA
- the pckA gene encoding phosphoenolpyruvate carboxykinase (ATP) has protein sequence MSSRSIADLVLSPSRTHSNLSPARLVELAIARGEGILASNGALVCKTGDRTGRSPKDKYLEDEPSSSAKIGWGGFNAKITPPNFDLAHKIAVEHLNAQKDLFVFDGFVGADPTHRLGVKVVAEQAWHILFARTLFIPQGSPAAGPNAAWKHDWTVINAGRRRLTSDEQAKFGVKSPVLIAQSLARKTVVILGTEYAGEIKKSLFYAMNYDMPEAGVFPMHCSANVDKRDPANVALFFGLSGTGKTTLSADPNRALIGDDEHGWSDRGVFNFEGGCYAKCIKLSKEGEPQIWNAIRFGSVLENTVVDETTRVPDYDSAKMTENTRATYPIDFIEGAVIPSLGGHPKNVIFLTADAYGVLPPVSRLSREQAMYYFINGYTSKLAGTEAGVTEPQPNFSACFGSPFLPRPPRVYADMLASRVSKHSADVWLLNTGWTGGAYGVGSRFKLAYTRAMVTAILNGALAKAEFTPDPVFGLPLPSAVPGVPAEVLNPRNAWKDGAAYDAQARKLATLFRENDKKYDMPDAVRAAGPRA, from the coding sequence ATGTCCAGCCGTTCGATCGCCGACCTCGTCCTCTCGCCCTCCCGCACCCATTCCAACCTCTCCCCCGCGCGACTCGTCGAACTCGCGATCGCTCGCGGCGAGGGCATCCTCGCCTCCAACGGCGCCCTCGTCTGCAAGACCGGCGACCGCACCGGCCGCAGCCCCAAGGACAAGTACCTCGAGGACGAGCCTTCCTCCTCCGCCAAGATCGGCTGGGGCGGCTTCAACGCCAAGATCACGCCGCCCAACTTCGACCTCGCCCACAAGATCGCCGTCGAGCACCTCAACGCCCAAAAGGATCTCTTTGTCTTCGATGGCTTCGTCGGCGCTGATCCGACCCACCGCCTCGGCGTCAAGGTCGTCGCCGAGCAGGCGTGGCACATCCTCTTCGCCCGCACCCTCTTCATCCCCCAGGGCTCTCCCGCCGCGGGCCCCAACGCCGCATGGAAGCACGACTGGACCGTCATCAACGCCGGCCGCCGCCGCCTCACCTCGGACGAGCAGGCCAAGTTCGGCGTCAAGAGTCCCGTCCTCATCGCCCAGTCCCTCGCCCGCAAGACCGTCGTCATCCTCGGCACCGAGTACGCCGGCGAGATCAAGAAGTCCCTCTTCTACGCCATGAACTACGACATGCCCGAGGCCGGCGTGTTCCCCATGCACTGCTCTGCCAACGTCGACAAACGCGACCCGGCCAACGTTGCCCTCTTCTTCGGCCTCTCCGGCACCGGCAAGACCACCCTCTCCGCCGATCCCAACCGCGCGCTCATCGGCGACGACGAGCACGGCTGGTCCGATCGCGGCGTCTTCAACTTCGAAGGCGGCTGCTACGCCAAGTGCATCAAACTCTCGAAGGAGGGCGAACCCCAGATCTGGAACGCCATCCGCTTCGGCTCCGTCCTCGAGAACACCGTCGTCGACGAGACCACCCGCGTCCCCGACTACGACTCGGCCAAGATGACCGAGAACACCCGCGCCACCTACCCCATCGACTTCATCGAGGGCGCCGTCATCCCCTCCCTCGGCGGCCACCCCAAGAACGTCATCTTCCTCACCGCCGATGCCTACGGCGTCCTCCCGCCGGTCTCCAGGCTCTCGCGAGAGCAGGCGATGTACTACTTCATCAACGGGTACACCTCCAAGCTCGCCGGCACCGAGGCCGGCGTCACCGAGCCCCAGCCCAACTTCTCCGCCTGCTTCGGCTCCCCCTTCCTCCCGCGCCCGCCCCGCGTCTACGCCGACATGCTCGCCAGCCGCGTCTCCAAGCACAGCGCCGACGTCTGGCTGCTCAATACCGGCTGGACCGGCGGCGCCTACGGCGTCGGCTCCCGCTTCAAACTCGCCTACACCCGTGCGATGGTCACGGCCATCCTCAACGGCGCCCTCGCCAAGGCCGAGTTCACCCCGGACCCCGTCTTTGGCCTTCCCCTCCCCTCCGCGGTCCCCGGCGTCCCCGCCGAGGTCCTCAACCCGCGCAACGCGTGGAAGGACGGCGCCGCCTACGACGCCCAGGCCAGGAAACTCGCCACCCTCTTCCGCGAGAACGACAAGAAGTACGACATGCCCGACGCCGTCCGCGCCGCCGGCCCGCGCGCCTGA
- a CDS encoding DUF502 domain-containing protein, with product MAQHRTTFSDDFRRFFSRGLAIVLPTILTLWLLFQAYAFVDAQVAQPINRGLQSIVLLVVRQGSASRALPDWFQVTKEELDQYRDAVSRQGPAAVMALAARSESQVREDVRALHLQEYWNSRWYFRLIGLCFAVVLIYLTGVLLGGLVGRRIYAAIEHWFSRLPIVRSVYPHVKQLVDLIFGAKHAAFRQVVLVEFPGPGLWSLAFVTAPGLKTVSDNADDDLLTIFVPTTPTPFTGFTIVVRRAQTRDAGMTVDEAIRFMLTAGVLLPTTSPELVPRSTLPSTTPR from the coding sequence ATGGCACAGCACCGGACCACGTTCTCCGACGACTTCCGCCGCTTCTTCAGCCGCGGGCTCGCCATCGTTCTGCCCACCATCCTCACCCTCTGGCTCCTCTTCCAGGCCTACGCCTTCGTCGACGCCCAGGTCGCCCAGCCCATCAACCGCGGCCTGCAATCGATCGTCCTGTTGGTCGTCCGCCAGGGCTCGGCCTCCCGCGCCCTCCCCGATTGGTTCCAGGTCACCAAGGAAGAGTTGGACCAGTACCGCGACGCCGTCTCCCGCCAGGGGCCCGCGGCGGTCATGGCCCTCGCCGCACGCTCCGAGTCCCAGGTCCGCGAGGACGTCCGCGCCCTGCACCTCCAGGAGTACTGGAACTCCCGCTGGTATTTCCGCCTCATCGGCCTCTGCTTCGCCGTCGTCCTGATCTACCTCACCGGCGTCCTCCTCGGCGGCCTCGTCGGCCGGCGCATCTACGCCGCCATCGAGCACTGGTTCTCTCGCCTCCCCATCGTCCGGTCCGTCTACCCGCACGTGAAGCAACTCGTCGACCTCATCTTCGGCGCCAAGCACGCCGCCTTCCGCCAGGTCGTGCTCGTCGAGTTCCCTGGCCCCGGCCTCTGGTCGCTCGCCTTCGTCACCGCCCCGGGCCTCAAGACCGTGAGCGACAACGCCGACGACGACCTGCTCACCATCTTCGTTCCCACAACCCCCACCCCGTTCACCGGCTTCACCATTGTCGTCCGCCGCGCCCAGACCCGCGATGCCGGCATGACCGTCGACGAGGCCATCCGCTTCATGCTCACCGCCGGCGTGCTGCTCCCCACCACCTCGCCCGAACTCGTCCCCCGGTCCACGCTTCCCTCGACAACCCCCCGGTGA